Proteins encoded in a region of the Sphingomonas sp. OV641 genome:
- a CDS encoding thioesterase family protein has translation MTSLKTILDNLVPMAEGTGWRGEIPDSWLQGRTAYGGLSAAMALHCAMQSDDDLPPLRSAQVSFIGPLSGQVMVTTHRLRRGKNAAFIQADIESEAGLGLRCTFVFMRAIDSEIDYATTTVPDFEQPGPEEKTFKGNPHVAFTQNFEFLDRRDGADLQPAEWLRWTRLNERDGIDPMVELIAVGDCLPPAALRLLGRNVPMSSMTWILNVLGPAPRTEDGWWLLRSNADYARAGSSSQQMGIWNSAGEMVAEQMQSVAVFA, from the coding sequence TGGACAATCTGGTGCCCATGGCGGAAGGCACCGGCTGGCGCGGCGAAATTCCCGATAGCTGGTTGCAGGGACGCACGGCTTATGGCGGCCTTTCCGCCGCCATGGCGCTGCATTGCGCGATGCAGTCCGATGACGATCTTCCCCCGCTGCGCTCGGCACAGGTAAGCTTCATCGGCCCGCTTTCCGGACAGGTCATGGTGACGACGCATCGCCTCCGTCGTGGCAAGAACGCCGCCTTCATCCAGGCAGATATCGAGAGCGAAGCGGGGCTCGGGCTGCGCTGCACCTTTGTCTTCATGCGCGCGATCGACAGCGAAATCGATTACGCGACCACCACGGTGCCCGACTTCGAACAGCCCGGACCGGAAGAGAAGACCTTCAAGGGCAATCCGCATGTCGCCTTCACCCAGAATTTCGAGTTCCTCGACCGGCGGGATGGCGCCGACCTTCAGCCGGCGGAGTGGCTCCGCTGGACCCGCCTGAACGAGCGCGACGGGATCGACCCGATGGTAGAGCTGATTGCGGTGGGCGACTGCCTGCCACCGGCGGCGCTGCGCCTGCTGGGGCGCAATGTGCCGATGAGCTCGATGACGTGGATTCTCAACGTGCTGGGCCCGGCTCCTCGAACCGAAGATGGGTGGTGGCTGCTGCGTTCCAACGCGGATTACGCACGCGCGGGAAGCTCGTCGCAGCAGATGGGGATCTGGAACAGCGCCGGCGAAATGGTGGCGGAACAGATGCAATCAGTCGCCGTGTTCGCCTGA